One genomic region from Drosophila subpulchrella strain 33 F10 #4 breed RU33 chromosome 2R, RU_Dsub_v1.1 Primary Assembly, whole genome shotgun sequence encodes:
- the LOC119551378 gene encoding larval cuticle protein 4: MFKILLVCALAALVAANANVEVKELVNEVNADGFVSKLVLDDGSSSSATGDVHGNIDGVYEYISPEGEHVRVSYKADENGYQPQSDLLPTPPPIPEAILKAIAYIQAHPSKE, from the exons AGATC CTGCTTGTCTGCGCCCTTGCCGCCCTGGTGGCCGCCAACGCCAATGTCGAGGTCAAGGAACTGGTCAACGAAGTGAACGCCGATGGCTTCGTCAGCAAGTTGGTCCTCGACGACGGATCGTCCTCCTCGGCCACCGGAGATGTCCACGGAAACATCGACGGAGTCTACGAGTATATCTCCCCCGAGGGCGAGCACGTTCGTGTGAGCTACAAGGCCGACGAGAACGGCTACCAGCCCCAGAGCGACCTGCTGCCCACTCCTCCTCCGATCCCAGAGGCCATCCTCAAGGCCATCGCCTACATCCAGGCCCATCCCAGCAAGGAATAA
- the LOC119549897 gene encoding probable cytochrome P450 4ad1: MFLIAIAIILATILVFKGVRIFNYIDHMAGIMEMIPGPTPYPFVGNLFQFGLKPDEYPKKVLQYCRKYDFQGFRSLVFLQYHMMLSDPAEIQNILSSSSLLYKEHLYSFLRPWLGDGLLTSSGARWLKHQKLYLPAFERPAIEGYLRVVHRTGGQFVQKLDGLSATQEIFDAQELVAKCTLDIVCENATGQASSSLNGEPSDLHGAIKDLCDVVQERTFSIVKRFDALFRLTSYYMKQRRALSLLRSELNRIIAQRRHQLAGENTSQPGQPINKPFLDVLLTAKLDGRALKEREIIEEMSTFIFTGHDPIAAAISFTLYTLSRHPEIQSKAFEEQQRIFGNNLSGEADLVSLDQMVYLELIIRETLRLYPSVPLIARTNRKPIDINGTKVAKRTTVIMCLIAMGYNEKYFDDPCTFRPERFENTSGNVGIEAFKSVPFSAGPRRCIAEKFAMYQMKALLSQLVRRFEILPAADGLPSGINDHSREDCLPQSEYDPVLNIRVTLKSENGIQIRLRKR; this comes from the exons ATGTTTCTGATAGCGATAGCCATTATTTTGGCCACCATTCTGGTGTTCAAGGGTGTGAGGATATTCAACTACATAGACCACATGGCTGGCATAATGGAGATGATACCAGGACCGACTCCATACCCCTTCGTGGGTAATCTGTTTCAGTTTGGCCTCAAGCCAGACG AATACCCCAAAAAGGTTTTGCAATATTGTCGGAAGTATGATTTCCAAGGATTCCGCTCCCTGGTCTTCCTGCAGTACCACATGATGCTGAGTGATCCAGCGGAAATTCAG AACATTTTGTCCAGTTCATCGCTGCTGTACAAGGAGCATTTGTACTCCTTTCTGAGGCCCTGGCTGGGCGATGGGCTGCTGACCAGTTCCGGTGCCCGCTGGCTGAAGCATCAGAAGCTCTACCTCCCCGCCTTCGAGCGCCCTGCCATTGAGGGCTACTTGCGAGTGGTGCACCGGACGGGCGGACAGTTCGTCCAGAAGCTCGACGGACTTTCGGCCACGCAGGAAATCTTCGATGCCCAGGAGCTGGTGGCCAAGTGTACCCTGGATATTGTGTGCG AAAACGCCACTGGCCAGGCCAGCAGTTCGCTCAATGGAGAGCCCTCGGATTTGCATGGAGCCATCAAGGA TTTATGCGATGTGGTGCAGGAGCGCACCTTCAGCATTGTGAAGCGGTTCGACGCCCTCTTCCGACTCACCTCCTACTACATGAAGCAGCGCCGAGCCCTGTCGCTCCTCCGAAGCGAACTGAATCGG ATTATCGCGCAACGTCGACACCAGCTGGCCGGGGAAAATACAAGTCAGCCAGGGCAGCCAATCAATAAACCCTTCCTCGACGTACTGCTGACCGCCAAACTGGACGGTCGGGCCCTCAAGGAGCGCGAGATTATCGAGGAAATGTCAACTTTTATATttact GGTCACGACCCCATAGCCGCCGCCATATCCTTTACCCTGTACACCCTATCCCGCCACCCGGAGATTCAGAGCAAGGCTTTCGAGGAGCAGCAGCGCATCTTTGGCAACAACTTATCCGGAGAGGCGGACCTGGTTTCCCTGGACCAGATGGTCTACCTAGAGCTGATCATTCGTGAGACCCTGCGTTTGTATCCCTCTGTTCCGCTGATTGCCCGAACCAACCGAAAGCCCATCGACATCA ATGGCACCAAGGTGGCCAAGCGCACCACGGTGATCATGTGCCTCATTGCCATGGGCTACAACGAAAAGTATTTCGATGATCCGTGCACTTTCCGGCCCGAGAGATTCGAGAACACCAGCGGAAACGTGGGCATCGAGGCCTTCAAGAGTGTGCCATTTAGTGCAGGGCCAAGGCGATGCATTG CTGAAAAGTTCGCCATGTACCAAATGAAGGCTCTGCTCTCCCAGTTGGTGCGACGATTTGAAATATTGCCCGCCGCGGATGGACTTCCCTCCGGAATCAACGACCATTCTCGTGAAGACTGCCTCCCTCAGAGCGAGTATGATCCAGTATTGAACATTCGAGTCACGCTTAAATCGGAAAATGGCATTCAGATCAGGCTGAGAAAGCGTTGA
- the LOC119551260 gene encoding cytochrome P450 4e2, whose amino-acid sequence MWFVLYFILALPVLVAAYLELSTFRRKKVLNKFKGPSGLPLVGNAHQMGKNPTEILDQVFSWWHQFGKDNYVFWIGTYSNVLVTSSKYLEFILSSQTLITKSDIYELTHPWLGLGLLTSTGSKWHKHRKMITPAFHFNILQDFHEVMNENSSKFIKHLKKVAAGDSIFDFQEQAHYLTLDVICDTAMGVSINAMENRSSSIVQAFKDMCYNINMRAFHPLKRNETLYRLAPDYPAYSRTLKTLQDFTNEIIDKRIAAHKAGSVSTSQGDEFARKKMAFLDTLLSSTIDGRPLNSKELYEEVSTFMFEGHDTTTSGVSFAVYLLSRHQDEQRKLFEEQCEVMGGTGLDRDATFQEISQMKYLDLYIKEAQRIYPSVPFIGRFTDKDYVIDGDLVPEGTTLNLGIVMLGYNEKVFKDPHKFRPERFELEKPGPFEYVPFSAGPRNCIGQKFALLEIKTVVSKIIRNFEVLPAVDELVSKDGYINTTLGLPPAERKKRDAHRHKYDPILSAVLTLKSENGLHIRLKERH is encoded by the exons ATGTGGTTCGTGTTGTATTTTATTCTGGCCCTGCCGGTGCTCGTGGCCGCCTATCTGGAGCTCAGCACATTCCGCCGGAAAAAAGTATTAAACAAGTTCAAAGGCCCCAGCGGCCTACCCCTCGTGGGAAATGCTCATCAAATGGGCAAGAATCCAACAG AAATTCTCGACCAGGTATTCTCCTGGTGGCATCAGTTTGGCAAGGACAACTATGTTTTCTGGATCGGAACATACTCAAATGTGTTGGTCACTAGCTCCAAGTATCTCGAG TTTATACTGAGCAGTCAAACGCTGATCACAAAGTCCGACATTTATGAATTGACGCATCCCTGGCTGGGACTGGGACTTCTGACCAGTACTGGCAGTAAATGGCACAAGCACCGCAAGATGATCACTCCGGCCTTCCACTTCAACATCCTGCAGGACTTCCACGAGGTGATGAACGAGAACTCCAGCAAGTTTATCAAGCACTTGAAGAAGGTTGCCGCCGGGGATAGTATCTTCGACTTCCAGGAGCAGGCCCACTATCTGACCCTGGACGTTATTTGCGACACAGCCATGGGGGTGTCCATCAATGCCATGGAAAACCGAAGCTCCTCCATTGTGCAGGCCTTTAAAGA CATGTGCTACAACATCAACATGAGAGCCTTCCATCCTCTGAAGCGTAATGAGACGCTGTACCGATTGGCTCCTGATTACCCGGCCTACAGCAGGACGCTGAAGACCCTGCAGGACTTCACCAATGAGATCATCGATAAGCGCATTGCGGCTCACAAAGCTGGATCAGTTTCGACAAGCCAGGGAGATGAGTTCGCTCGCAAGAAAATGGCCTTTTTGGACACTCTGCTATCGTCCACCATCGACGGTCGTCCCTTGAATTCTAAGGAGCTGTACGAAGAGGTCTCCACCTTCATGTTCGAGGGACACGATACCACCACTTCGGGTGTGTCATTCGCTGTCTATTTGCTCTCCAGACATCAGGACGAACAG CGCAAACTATTTGAGGAGCAATGCGAGGTAATGGGTGGCACTGGATTGGATCGAGATGCCACTTTCCAGGAAATATCCCAAATGAAATATTTGGATCTGTACATTAAGGAAGCGCAGCGTATTTATCCCAGTGTACCCTTTATTGGACGATTTACAGATAAAGACTACGTGATTG ATGGTGACCTCGTACCGGAGGGTACCACACTCAACTTGGGTATCGTGATGCTGGGATACAATGAAAAAGTGTTCAAGGATCCCCACAAATTCCGTCCCGAGCGCTTTGAGCTCGAGAAACCAGGGCCCTTCGAGTACGTGCCCTTCAGTGCCGGTCCGCGAAACTGCATTGGACAGAAGTTCGCTCTGCTGGAGATAAAGACCGTGGTTTCCAAGATCATTCGCAACTTCGAGGTGCTTCCAGCCGTGGATGAGCTTGTTTCCAAGGACGGTTATATCAATACCACCTTGGGACTACCTCCTGCTGAGAGGAAAAAGCGCGATGCCCATCGCCACAAATACGATCCCATTCTTTCCGCCGTATTGACCCTAAAATCCGAAAATGGGCTCCATATTCGACTGAAGGAGAGACACTAA
- the LOC119551758 gene encoding probable cytochrome P450 4e1, whose product MWIVLCAFIGLPLLLVAYFELGSLRRKQMLNKFQGPSMLPLVGNAHQMGNTPTEILNRFFGWWHEYEKDNFRYWIGFYSNIMVTSPKYMEFILSSQTLISKSDVYDLTHPWLGLGLLTSTGSKWHKHRKMITPAFHFNILQDFHDVMNENSRKFIDKLKNVADGDNIFDFQEEAHYLTLDVICDTAMGVSINAMENRSSSVVQAFKDITYMIKMRAFNPWKRNEFLFRFAPEYPAYRRTLKTLQDFTNEIIAKRIEARNAGAKSTSQSDEFSRKKMAFLDTLLSSTVDGRPLTSQELYEEVSTFMFEGHDTTTSGVGFAVYLLSRHQDEQKKLFHEQCEVMGDLGIGRDASFQEISQMKYLDLFLKEAQRLYPSVPFIGRFTEKDYIIDGDLVPKGTTLNLGLLMLGYNDRVFKDPHKFRPDRFDLEKPGPFEYVPFSAGPRNCIGQKFALLEIKTVVSKIIRNFKVLPALDELVSKDGYISTTLGLPPAEKKKRDTHIHKYDPVLSAAMTLKSENGLHLRMTPRF is encoded by the exons ATGTGGATCGTACTGTGCGCTTTTATTGGCCTTCCGCTACTCTTGGTGGCCTATTTCGAGCTTGGATCACTGCGGCGAAAACAAATGTTGAACAAGTTCCAGGGGCCAAGTATGCTGCCCTTGGTGGGCAACGCTCATCAGATGGGAAATACTCCCACAG AGATTTTGAACCGATTCTTTGGCTGGTGGCATGAGTACGAGAAGGATAACTTTCGTTACTGGATAGGTTTCTACTCGAATATTATGGTCACTAGCCCAAAGTACATGGAG TTTATACTTAGCAGTCAGACCTTGATATCCAAGTCCGACGTTTATGATCTCACTCATCCCTGGCTGGGGCTGGGACTTCTGACCAGTACTGGCAGTAAATGGCACAAGCACCGAAAGATGATCACGCCAGCCTTCCACTTCAACATCCTGCAGGACTTCCACGATGTGATGAACGAGAACTCCAGGAAGTTCATAGATAAGCTAAAAAATGTGGCAGACGGGGACAACATCTTCGACTTCCAGGAGGAAGCTCACTATCTGACCTTGGATGTTATTTGCGACACAGCCATGGGGGTGTCCATCAATGCCATGGAGAACCGAAGTTCTTCAGTTGTTCAAGCCTTTAAAGA TATTACCTACATGATCAAGATGAGAGCATTTAATCCTTGGAAGCGTAATGAATTTCTCTTTCGCTTTGCACCTGAGTATCCAGCTTACAGAAGGACTCTTAAAACCCTCCAGGACTTTACCAATGAGATAATAGCAAAGCGAATTGAAGCTCGAAACGCGGGTGCTAAATCAACCAGCCAGAGTGACGAGTTCTCCCGCAAGAAGATGGCTTTTTTGGATACTCTTCTCTCATCCACTGTGGATGGTCGACCTCTAACTTCCCAAGAGCTTTACGAAGAAGTATCCACCTTTATGTTCGAGGGCCATGACACCACCACATCTGGAGTTGGCTTTGCAGTCTACCTGCTCTCCAGACATCAAGATGAACAG aaaaaattatttcacGAACAGTGCGAGGTGATGGGGGATTTGGGAATTGGTCGTGATGCATCCTTTCAGGAAATCTCCCAAATGAAGTACTTGGATTTGTTTCTGAAAGAGGCTCAGCGACTTTATCCGAGCGTACCTTTCATTGGTCGCTTCACGGAGAAAGATTACATAATTG ATGGCGATCTAGTGCCGAAGGGCACCACTTTGAACTTGGGCCTTCTCATGCTGGGATACAACGATCGTGTGTTCAAGGATCCTCATAAATTTCGACCAGATCGCTTTGACCTGGAGAAACCTGGACCCTTTGAATACGTTCCTTTTAGTGCCGGTCCACGAAATTGCATTGGGCAGAAGTTCGCTCTGCTGGAGATCAAGACTGTGGTGTCCAAGATCATTCGGAACTTCAAGGTGCTGCCTGCTCTGGATGAGCTCGTCTCTAAGGACGGCTACATAAGTACGACACTGGGCCTTCCTCCAGCGGAGAAGAAAAAGCGCGATACTCACATCCATAAATATGATCCGGTTTTATCGGCTGCCATGACCTTGAAGTCTGAGAATGGCCTGCATCTGCGCATGACACCGAGGTTTTAA
- the LOC119551753 gene encoding maltase A1, with translation MRLQSAACLFLAIVGFVGATEWWESGNYYQIYPRSFRDSDGDGIGDLNGVTEKLQYLKDIGFTATWLSPIFKSPMVDFGYDISDFYTIQPEYGTMEDFERMIAKAKEVGIRIILDFVPNHSSTDNEWFTKSVDNDPTYKDFYIWHDGKVNNETGEREAPSNWNSEFRYSAWEWNEVRQQYYLHQFAIQQADLNYRNPAVVNEMKNVIRFWLAKGVSGFRIDAVPYLFEVDLDRYNQYPDEPLTNDSVSCPDPDDHCYTQHIYTQDQPETIDMVYQWRELVDTFHEEHGGDKRLLMTEAYTSFENIMMYYGNGVRNGSHIPFNFDFLTSINNASKAGDYVDHIKKWMDAMPAGVYANWVLGNHDNKRVASRFGVQRTDLINILLQTLPGHAVTYNGEELGMTDVWISWEDTVDPNACNSDPDNYYARSRDPARSPYQWDASSKAGFTSADHTWLPVADDYKTNNALQQQRAPRSHLQIFKKLVRVRKEPSFRQGELNIQAIDDDVIIYSRQKTDSDLYVIVLNLGSTSKTLDLTKYYGLGTQAEVITTSLNSQYVDGDVIKPSEFVVNPYVGTVLVAV, from the exons ATGCGACTGCAATCAGCTGCGTGCCTTTTCCTGGCCATCGTTGGCTTCGTGGGAGCCACCGAGTGGTGGGAGAGTGGAAACTACTACCAGATATACCCGCGCTCCTTCCGGGACTCCGACGGAGACGGCATTGGGGACCTCAACGGCGTCACCGAGAAGCTGCAGTACCTGAAGGACATCGGCTTCACGGCCACCTGGCTGTCGCCCATCTTCAAGTCGCCGATGGTGGACTTCGGCTACGACATCTCGGACTTCTACACGATCCAGCCGGAGTACGGCACCATGGAGGACTTCGAGCGCATGATCGCCAAGGCCAAGGAGGTGGGCATCAGGATCATCCTGGACTTCGTGCCCAACCACTCCAGCACCGACAACGAGTGGTTCACCAAGTCTGTGGACAATGACCCCACCTACAAGGACTTCTACATCTGGCACGACGGCAAGGTCAACAACGAGACCGGCGAGCGGGAGGCGCCGAGCAACTGGAACTCCGAGTTCCGCTACAGCGCCTGGGAGTGGAACGAGGTGCGCCAGCAGTACTACCTCCACCAGTTCGCCATCCAGCAGGCCGACCTCAACTACCGCAATCCGGCCGTGGTCAACGAGATGAAGAACGTGATCCGCTTCTGGCTGGCCAAGGGCGTTTCAGGCTTCCGCATCGACGCGGTTCCCTACCTGTTCGAGGTGGACCTCGACCGGTACAACCAGTATCCGGACGAGCCGCTGACCAACGACTCCGTGAGCTGCCCGGATCCCGACGACCACTGCTACACGCAGCACATCTACACGCAGGACCAGCCGGAGACCATCGACATGGTGTACCAGTGGCGCGAGTTGGTGGACACGTTCCACGAGGAGCACGGCGGCGACAAGAGGCTGCTGATGACGGAGGCGTACACTAGCTTTGAGAACATCATGATGTACTACGGCAACGGCGTGAGGAACGGCTCACACATCCCCTTCAACTTCGACTTCCTCACGAGCATCAACAACGCCTCGAAGGCCGGCGACTATGTGGACCACATCAAGAAGTGGATGGACGCGATGCCCGCGGGCGTCTATGCCAACTGGGTGCTGGGCAACCACGACAACAAGCGAGTGGCCTCCCGATTCGGAGTGCAGCGCACCGACCTCATCAACATCCTGCTGCAGACGCTGCCGGGCCACGCCGTCACCTACAACGGCGAGGAGCTGGGCATGACCGACGTGTGGATCAGCTGGGAGGACACCGTGGATCCGAACGCCTGCAACTCCGACCCGGACAACTACTACGCCCGATCCAGGGACCCCGCGCGATCGCCCTACCAGTGGGACGCCTCCTCCAAAGCAG GTTTCACCAGTGCCGATCACACTTGGCTTCCAGTGGCCGATGACTACAAGACCAACAATGccctgcagcagcagcgggcCCCTCGTTCCCACCTGCAGATCTTCAAGAAGCTGGTGCGAGTCCGCAAGGAACCATCCTTCCGCCAGGGAGAACTCAACATTCAGGCCATCGACGACGATGTGATCATCTACTCACG CCAAAAGACCGATAGCGATCTGTATGTGATCGTTCTAAACCTGGGCAGCACCTCCAAGACCCTGGACCTCACCAAGTACTATGGACTGGGCACCCAGGCGGAGGTCATCACCACTTCCCTGAACTCTCAGTACGTCGATGGCGATGTCATCAAGCCGTCGGAGTTCGTGGTTAATCCCTATGTTGGAACCGTTCTTGTGGCAGTTTAA
- the LOC119551757 gene encoding maltase A2, producing MPQWAHLGLVALVLVASTRVGGADIDWWENASLYQIYPRSFQDSDGDGIGDLKGITSRLGYLKEIGITATWLSPIFTSPMSDFGYDISNFYDIDPIFGTLEDFDALIVEAKSLGVRIILDFVPNHSSDENEWFQKSVNREEGYDDFYVWDDGKLNEETGERDPPSNWTSVFGGPMWTWNEKRQQYFLHQFQVKQPDLNFTNPMVREHMLDVLKFWLDRGVDGFRIDAVPHIYERRNADGSYPDEPVSGWGTDPNAYDYHDHIYTKDQPATVDLMYEWRSFLDSYRAENGGDSRVLLAEAYSSVETLSAYFGNSTHQGTQLPMNFQLMYLSGYSTARDVVGSIDYWMNTMWTDHQTANWVVGNHDTNRVADRMGAHKVDLLNVIVNALPGASVTYYGEEIGMSNVDVECSDDSCEDRDGERTPMQWTAGKNADFSEGESTWLPLSPEYQRYNVQTERGVSRSSLNIFKGLQALKSSAAFLAFKEQGGFSYEAVTEQVLQIIRTNKYSEEYRILVNMGNDMEIIDGLASKTYEYVLVTAYSSHYAGQKVDLSRRIILMPYEAVVLRWSA from the exons ATGCCGCAGTGGGCACATCTCGGCCTGGTGGCTCTCGTTCTCGTCGCCTCCACCCGAGTGGGTGGGGCGGACATCGATTGGTGGGAGAACGCCTCGCTCTACCAGATATACCCGCGCTCTTTCCAGGACAGCGACGGCGACGGCATCGGGGACCTGAAGGGTATTACTTCGCGACTGGGCTATCTCAAGGAAATCGGCATCACGGCCACCTGGCTGTCGCCCATTTTCACATCGCCCATGTCGGACTTTGGTTACGACATCTCCAACTTCTACGACATAGATCCGATTTTCGGTACCCTCGAGGACTTCGATGCCCTGATAGTGGAGGCGAAGTCGCTGGGCGTTAGGATCATCCTGGACTTTGTACCCAACCACTCGAGCGACGAGAACGAGTGGTTCCAAAAGTCTGTTAACCGCGAGGAGGGTTACGATGACTTCTACGTGTGGGACGATGGAAAGTTGAACGAGGAAACCGGGGAGAGGGATCCACCCTCCAACTGGACCAGCGTGTTCGGCGGACCCATGTGGACGTGGAACGAGAAGCGCCAGCAGTACTTCCTCCACCAGTTCCAGGTGAAGCAGCCGGATCTCAATTTCACCAACCCAATGGTGAGGGAGCACATGCTGGACGTGCTGAAGTTTTGGCTGGACCGCGGAGTGGACGGGTTCAGGATCGATGCGGTTCCCCACATCTACGAGCGTCGAAATGCGGATGGCTCCTATCCGGATGAACCGGTCAGCGGCTGGGGGACTGACCCCAATGCCTACGACTACCACGATCACATATACACCAAGGATCAGCCGGCCACGGTGGACTTGATGTACGAGTGGCGGTCGTTTTTGGACAGCTATCGAGCGGAGAACGGAGGCGACTCTCGGGTTCTCCTGGCCGAGGCCTATTCCTCCGTGGAAACGCTGAGTGCCTACTTCGGCAACAGCACCCATCAGGGCACCCAGCTGCCCATGAACTTCCAGCTGATGTACCTCAGTGGCTACTCCACCGCCAGGGATGTGGTGGGATCCATCGACTACTGGATGAACACCATGTGGACGGACCACCAGACGGCCAACTGGGTGGTCGGTAATCACGACACCAACCGCGTGGCCGATCGCATGGGAGCCCATAAAGTGGATCTGCTGAATGTCATCGTGAATGCCCTGCCAGGTGCATCGGTGACCTACTACGGCGAGGAGATCGGCATGTCCAACGTTGACGTGGAGTGCTCTGACGACTCCTGCGAGGATCGGGATGGGGAGCGAACGCCAATGCAGTGGACTGCCGGAAAGAACGCGGACTTCTCTGAAGGGGAGAGCACCTGGTTGCCCCTTAGCCCGGAATACCAGCGGTACAATGTTCAGACGGAGCGCGGGGTCTCGAGATCCTCCCTAAACATCTTCAAAGGACTGCAGGCTCTTAAGAGCAGTGCCGCCTTTCTCGCATTCAAAGAGCAGGGAGGATTCTCCTACGAAGCGGTCACGGAACAGGTTCTGCAAATTATACG AACCAACAAGTACAGCGAGGAGTATCGAATCCTGGTCAACATGGGCAACGATATGGAGATCATCGATGGACTGGCCTCTAAGACCTACGAGTATGTCTTGGTCACCGCGTACTCCAGCCACTATGCGGG ACAAAAAGTAGACCTGTCGCGGCGAATCATTCTCATGCCCTACGAAGCAGTCGTTTTACGCTGGTCGGCGTAA
- the LOC119551754 gene encoding maltase A3, whose amino-acid sequence MSKLLVLSCLLALVLPSLAEVGWWKTAQFYQIYPRSFKDSDGDGVGDLVGITQQLAYLKEIGITATWLSPIFTSPMADFGYDVADLKSIDPLFGTMEDFEALLARAKELDIKIILDFVPNHTSDECEWFIRSVAGEEEYKDFYVWHTGKVVNGIRQPPNNWVSVFRGSMWTWNEQRQAYYLHQFHAKQPDLNYRNPKVTEAMKDVLRFWLRKGAYGFRIDAVPHVFEIPADADGNWPDEPRNEEVSDPDDYTYLQHIYTTDQPENLELVYEFRDVIEEIDAELGGDDRVLLTEAYSPLDVLMQYYGNGTHQGSQIPFNFELLAKISYSSDAYHYSELIHNWLDNMPEGQVANWVFGNHDSSRIGSRLGADRIDACNMIILGLPGVSVTYQGEETGMTDVWISWEDTVDPQACQSNEQEFERLTRDPVRTPFQWSDEQNAGFSNASVTWLPVATDYKSVNVKKERGIALSHLNVYKQLRALRDEPTLKQGDVSVSAIGPNVLAFKRSLAGQKSYITVININDDVESINLDSVFTSISTQLQYVVVNDKSSRRKNDLTFANSVLLMPKEAVVLSTV is encoded by the exons ATGTCTAAGTTGCTGGTGCTTTCCTGCCTTTTGGCATTGGTACTGCCTTCCCTGGCAGAAGTTGGTTGGTGGAAAACGGCTCAGTTCTACCAGATCTACCCCAGATCTTTCAAGGATAGCGATGGTGACGGTGTCGGAGATCTAGTTG GTATTACGCAACAACTGGCCTACCTGAAGGAAATCGGCATTACCGCCACCTGGCTGTCCCCGATCTTCACCTCCCCCATGGCTGACTTTGGCTACGATGTGGCTGATCTGAAGAGCATCGATCCCCTCTTCGGAACCATGGAGGACTTCGAGGCGCTGTTGGCGCGCGCCAAGGAGCTGGACATCAAGATCATCCTTGACTTTGTGCCCAACCACACGAGCGACGAGTGCGAATGGTTCATCCGCTCGGTCGCCGGCGAGGAGGAGTACAAGGACTTCTACGTGTGGCACACCGGCAAGGTGGTCAACGGCATCCGGCAGCCACCCAACAACTGGGTCTCCGTGTTCCGCGGATCGATGTGGACCTGGAACGAGCAACGACAGGCCTACTACCTCCATCAGTTCCACGCCAAGCAGCCTGATCTCAACTACCGCAACCCCAAGGTCACGGAGGCCATGAAGGACGTCCTGCGCTTTTGGTTGCGAAAGGGAGCCTACGGCTTCCGTATTGACGCAGTTCCGCATGTGTTCGAGATTCCCGCCGACGCCGATGGCAACTGGCCCGACGAGCCCCGGAACGAGGAGGTGAGCGATCCCGACGACTACACCTACCTGCAGCACATCTACACAACCGATCAGCCCGAGAACCTGGAGCTGGTCTACGAGTTCCGCGACGTGATCGAGGAGATCGACGCCGAGCTGGGCGGGGATGACCGCGTCCTCCTCACCGAGGCCTACTCACCGCTGGATGTCCTCATGCAGTACTACGGAAACGGAACCCACCAGGGCTCCCAGATCCCCTTCAACTTCGAGCTGCTGGCCAAGATCAGCTACAGCTCCGACGCCTACCACTACTCGGAGCTGATCCACAACTGGCTGGACAACATGCCCGAGGGCCAGGTTGCCAACTGGGTGTTCGGTAACCACGACAGCAGCCGCATTGGATCCCGCCTGGGCGCCGACCGTATCGACGCCTGCAATATGATCATCCTGGGCCTGCCAGGCGTGAGTGTGACATACCAGGGCGAGGAGACGGGCATGACCGACGTGTGGATCAGCTGGGAGGACACCGTGGACCCGCAGGCCTGCCAGTCCAACGAGCAGGAGTTTGAGCGCCTCACCCGCGACCCCGTGCGGACGCCCTTCCAATGGAGCGACGAGCAGAACGCCGGTTTCTCCAACGCCTCCGTCACCTGGCTGCCGGTAGCCACTGACTACAAGTCGGTCAACGTGAAGAAGGAGCGCGGAATCGCCCTGAGCCACCTGAATGTATACAAGCAGCTGCGCGCTCTGCGGGATGAGCCAACCTTGAAGCAGGGCGATGTCTCTGTTTCGGCCATTGGTCCCAATGTGCTGGCCTTCAAGCG CTCCCTGGCTGGCCAAAAGTCCTACATCACCGTCATCAACATCAACGATGATGTCGAGTCGATCAACTTGGACTCTGTTTTCACTTCCATCTCCACTCAACTGCAATACGTGGTGGTGAACGACAAGAGTTCGCGCCGCAAGAA CGATCTTACTTTTGCCAACTCCGTACTGCTGATGCCCAAAGAGGCTGTCGTGCTTAGCACGGTCTAA